The Enterococcus rotai genome includes a window with the following:
- a CDS encoding PhzF family phenazine biosynthesis protein, with protein MNCKVVQVDAFTTIAGQGNPAGVVFEGDKYTTEEMQNIAKKVGFNETVFICKSENKAATLKLRYFTPGHETPLCGHATIGAIFALYSGAEDQQLQIETGAGILPIVYEKKGQRITMNQAKPTFIDFQGDPLALCQSLGIKMNDLHPTLPIQYGNTGSWTLILPVVNAKILDKMHPKPSMFPDILTEMPKSSIHPFSIVSEQEAMFTARHFSSPFSGTTEDSVTGTASGVMGAYALNHLYKHDQKKEISVSQGKHVQREGTVLVQVSRDEEVGHQVSISGTATLNKAFDIII; from the coding sequence ATGAACTGTAAGGTTGTACAAGTAGATGCATTTACAACAATTGCGGGACAAGGGAATCCAGCTGGAGTCGTATTTGAAGGTGATAAATATACGACTGAAGAAATGCAGAACATCGCTAAGAAAGTTGGTTTTAACGAGACAGTATTTATTTGTAAAAGCGAAAATAAAGCAGCTACATTAAAATTAAGATATTTTACGCCAGGTCATGAAACACCACTCTGCGGACATGCGACAATAGGGGCGATTTTCGCTTTATACAGTGGAGCAGAAGACCAACAGTTACAAATCGAGACAGGAGCCGGAATTCTACCAATAGTATATGAAAAAAAGGGCCAAAGAATTACAATGAACCAAGCAAAGCCAACATTTATTGATTTTCAAGGTGATCCATTGGCACTTTGTCAAAGTCTTGGCATTAAAATGAATGATCTGCATCCAACTTTACCTATCCAATATGGAAATACTGGCTCATGGACCTTGATTCTACCAGTAGTGAATGCAAAGATTTTAGATAAAATGCACCCAAAACCGTCAATGTTTCCAGATATCTTAACAGAGATGCCTAAATCATCGATCCATCCATTTTCGATTGTTTCAGAACAGGAAGCAATGTTCACTGCCAGACATTTTTCCTCACCATTTTCTGGAACGACAGAAGATTCAGTTACAGGAACAGCCTCCGGAGTGATGGGGGCTTATGCACTGAATCATTTATACAAGCATGACCAAAAGAAAGAAATCAGCGTCTCACAAGGAAAACACGTTCAACGTGAAGGAACTGTTTTAGTACAGGTTAGTCGAGATGAAGAAGTTGGGCACCAGGTCAGTATTTCAGGTACCGCGACTCTAAATAAAGCATTTGACATAATTATATAA